A window of the Nitrospirota bacterium genome harbors these coding sequences:
- a CDS encoding heavy-metal-associated domain-containing protein yields MKQGLIIFALIAAVFAGAAQGAFAAEKSCTLEVAGMTCDSCVKHVQDALKKVDGVKTSNVDIKGKSASVVFLDDKTSPEKLADAVTKAGYEAKVKK; encoded by the coding sequence ATGAAACAGGGACTCATCATTTTCGCTTTGATCGCCGCGGTCTTCGCGGGGGCGGCCCAGGGCGCGTTCGCCGCGGAAAAATCGTGCACACTGGAAGTCGCCGGAATGACGTGCGACTCCTGCGTGAAGCACGTGCAGGATGCGCTGAAGAAAGTGGATGGAGTCAAGACCTCGAACGTTGATATCAAAGGAAAATCCGCGAGCGTGGTCTTCTTGGACGACAAGACCTCGCCTGAGAAACTGGCGGATGCCGTGACGAAAGCGGGCTACGAAGCGAAAGTCAAGAAATAG
- a CDS encoding MotA/TolQ/ExbB proton channel family protein, giving the protein MLGFIASGSLIVKLVLLVLVLLSVASWAIIVMKHRQFNEISRANAEFWKAIEHVSEIDAQYRATSKLKTSNIAALLKDACTFLDQEKFFEQKHPHPEAEFTYKDRMEEEVNRQSREFVDQEVRRLEENLIYLATIGSTAPFIGLFGTVWGIMNSFRGIAQMGSASLAAVAPGIAESLVATAVGLFAAIPAAASYNFFIARIRLISGMLQKYARQLDMSVKQKSWTV; this is encoded by the coding sequence ATGTTGGGATTTATTGCTTCAGGCAGTCTGATCGTCAAGCTCGTCCTCCTCGTGCTGGTCCTGCTCTCCGTGGCGTCGTGGGCGATCATCGTGATGAAGCATCGGCAGTTCAACGAAATCAGCCGGGCGAACGCCGAATTCTGGAAGGCCATCGAACATGTCTCCGAGATCGATGCGCAGTATCGTGCGACGAGCAAACTCAAGACCTCGAATATCGCCGCGCTTTTGAAGGACGCGTGCACCTTCCTTGACCAGGAGAAATTCTTCGAACAAAAACATCCTCATCCCGAGGCCGAGTTTACCTACAAGGACCGGATGGAGGAGGAGGTGAACCGCCAGTCGCGTGAGTTTGTGGACCAGGAAGTGCGGCGCCTGGAAGAGAATCTGATTTATCTGGCCACGATCGGGAGCACGGCGCCGTTCATCGGGCTCTTTGGCACCGTTTGGGGGATCATGAATTCCTTCCGGGGCATCGCGCAGATGGGTTCCGCCAGCCTCGCCGCGGTGGCGCCCGGTATCGCAGAGTCGCTTGTCGCGACCGCCGTCGGACTGTTCGCCGCGATCCCGGCCGCCGCCAGCTACAACTTCTTCATTGCCCGAATCCGGCTGATCTCCGGCATGCTCCAGAAATACGCCCGCCAGTTGGACATGTCCGTGAAGCAGAAAAGCTGGACGGTGTGA
- a CDS encoding YdcH family protein has product MEHNTVLGSRNVEDVAAQNPELRQLLDEHRVLDGKLDQYAQRPYLTSLEEIEVKTLKREKLLKKDKIEAILSRYR; this is encoded by the coding sequence GTGGAGCACAACACGGTGCTTGGGAGCCGGAACGTAGAGGACGTCGCCGCCCAAAATCCGGAGCTTAGGCAGTTGCTCGATGAACACCGGGTGCTGGACGGAAAGCTCGATCAGTATGCCCAGCGACCCTACCTCACTTCCTTGGAGGAAATTGAGGTCAAGACCTTGAAACGGGAGAAACTGCTTAAGAAGGATAAGATCGAGGCGATTCTCTCGCGTTACCGCTAG
- the ilvB gene encoding biosynthetic-type acetolactate synthase large subunit gives MKGADIFLECLKREGVDILFGLPGGVTLDIYDSLYDCEGLRHILTRHEQGAVHMAEGYAKASGKVGVALVTSGPGATNAVTGIADAYMDSVPLVCFTGQVNTYMIGNDAFQEADTLGITRSCTKHNYLIKNVKDFPRIVREAFYIARTGRPGPVVVDIPKDVSRADAEFVWPETVGLRGYKPTIEGHIGQVRQALKAILGSSRPLLYVGGGAISADASDAVIRFAEKLNIPVTVTLMGLGAYPASGPCYVGPLGMHGYYNCNMAISDCDCLFAIGPRFDDRVTGKTDEFSLKSVKIHIDVDPTSISKNVPTQIPIVGQIGRVIEQMYEELAKTDPKVIEAFKKRIKPWWNQIAQWEKQNPLCFKASTNGKVKPQFAIQKLWEVTKGDAVVATDVGQHQMWAMQYYRVNHPRHFLTSGGLGTMGFGLPAAIGAQFAKPDKLVVCISGDGSLQMNIQELVVAVEHKLPIKVMLINNGAHGMVTQWQRFFYKRRYSASQFMQPDWVKLADAYGARGLRVEKPEDMEAGIREMLKVSGPVLLDVKVDPEEDVFPMVPAGGAVNKMILPESPLS, from the coding sequence ATGAAAGGTGCGGACATTTTCCTGGAGTGTCTCAAACGTGAGGGGGTGGACATCCTGTTCGGCCTCCCCGGCGGAGTCACGCTCGACATCTACGACAGCCTTTACGACTGCGAAGGCCTGCGGCACATCCTGACCCGGCACGAGCAAGGCGCCGTTCACATGGCTGAAGGCTACGCCAAGGCGTCCGGCAAAGTCGGTGTGGCCCTCGTCACGTCGGGCCCCGGCGCCACCAACGCCGTGACCGGAATCGCCGACGCCTACATGGACTCCGTGCCACTCGTCTGTTTCACCGGTCAGGTGAACACCTACATGATCGGGAACGACGCCTTCCAGGAGGCCGACACGCTCGGCATCACCCGGTCCTGCACCAAGCACAACTATCTCATCAAGAACGTGAAGGATTTCCCCCGGATCGTGCGCGAGGCGTTTTACATTGCCCGGACGGGCCGGCCCGGTCCCGTGGTGGTGGACATCCCCAAGGACGTATCGAGGGCGGATGCCGAATTCGTCTGGCCCGAAACCGTGGGACTCCGTGGATACAAGCCGACCATCGAGGGCCATATCGGCCAGGTGAGACAGGCGCTGAAAGCGATCCTCGGCTCCAGCCGCCCGCTCCTCTACGTCGGGGGGGGGGCGATCAGCGCCGATGCGTCGGACGCCGTGATCCGTTTTGCGGAGAAGCTGAACATTCCGGTCACCGTGACGCTCATGGGCCTCGGCGCCTATCCCGCCTCCGGCCCCTGTTACGTCGGCCCGCTGGGCATGCACGGCTACTACAATTGCAACATGGCGATCTCGGATTGCGACTGCCTCTTTGCCATCGGGCCGCGATTTGACGACCGCGTGACCGGCAAGACGGACGAATTTTCGCTCAAGAGCGTGAAAATTCACATCGACGTGGACCCCACCTCCATCAGCAAGAATGTCCCCACCCAGATCCCTATCGTGGGCCAAATCGGGCGCGTGATCGAACAGATGTACGAAGAGCTGGCCAAGACCGATCCGAAGGTCATCGAGGCGTTCAAGAAACGCATCAAGCCGTGGTGGAACCAGATCGCCCAGTGGGAGAAGCAGAATCCTCTCTGTTTCAAGGCATCCACCAACGGAAAGGTGAAGCCCCAGTTCGCCATCCAGAAGCTCTGGGAAGTCACGAAAGGTGATGCGGTGGTGGCGACGGACGTGGGCCAGCACCAGATGTGGGCGATGCAATACTACCGAGTGAACCATCCGAGACATTTCCTCACCTCCGGCGGACTCGGCACGATGGGCTTCGGCCTTCCGGCCGCCATCGGCGCGCAGTTCGCCAAGCCGGACAAACTGGTCGTCTGCATTTCCGGCGACGGCAGCCTGCAGATGAACATCCAGGAGCTGGTGGTGGCCGTGGAGCACAAGCTCCCGATCAAGGTCATGCTCATCAACAATGGCGCGCACGGGATGGTCACCCAATGGCAGCGGTTTTTCTACAAACGGCGGTACTCTGCCTCTCAATTCATGCAGCCGGATTGGGTGAAACTGGCGGACGCCTACGGCGCCCGCGGACTGCGGGTGGAGAAACCGGAGGACATGGAGGCCGGGATCCGCGAAATGCTCAAGGTGAGCGGACCCGTGCTCCTGGACGTGAAAGTGGATCCGGAGGAGGACGTTTTTCCGATGGTGCCGGCCGGCGGCGCGGTGAATAAGATGATCCTTCCGGAATCGCCTCTCTCCTGA
- the ilvN gene encoding acetolactate synthase small subunit, which produces MKHTISALVENEFGVLARVANMFAARGYNIECLTVAETLDPTVSHMTIVTSGDDKIIEQILKQLNKLINVIKVSDVTETDHVERELVLIKVAAEGDRRAEALRLVEIFRAKVVDVSPDSLMIEITGDENKLRAVIELFKNLGIREIVRTGKVAMQRSQKTKAARKPVEEAA; this is translated from the coding sequence ATGAAACATACCATTTCCGCGCTGGTCGAGAATGAATTCGGCGTCCTCGCCCGCGTGGCCAACATGTTCGCCGCGCGGGGATACAACATCGAATGCCTGACCGTGGCCGAAACGCTGGACCCCACCGTGTCCCACATGACCATTGTGACGAGCGGGGACGACAAGATCATCGAGCAGATCCTGAAGCAGCTTAACAAGCTCATCAACGTCATTAAGGTCTCGGACGTGACGGAGACGGACCACGTGGAGCGGGAGCTGGTCCTCATCAAAGTGGCGGCGGAGGGCGACCGGAGGGCGGAGGCCCTTCGGTTGGTGGAAATCTTCCGCGCGAAGGTGGTGGACGTGTCTCCGGACAGTCTGATGATCGAGATCACGGGCGACGAAAACAAGCTCCGCGCCGTCATCGAGCTGTTCAAGAACCTGGGGATTCGTGAAATCGTCCGGACCGGGAAGGTGGCCATGCAGCGATCCCAGAAGACCAAAGCGGCGCGCAAGCCCGTCGAAGAAGCCGCGTGA
- the ilvC gene encoding ketol-acid reductoisomerase encodes MKIHYEKDAQLKFLKNKKVAIIGYGSQGHAHALNLKDSGIDVRVGLAAGSPSRVKAEKAGLRVTDNKQAAKEAEIVMMLTPDERSAAIYTEDIAPNLEAGDYLAFGHGFNIHFGQITPPENINVFMVAPKGPGHLVRHEFQSGNGVPVLVAIHQDPSKDTKNVALAYAKAIGGTRAGAIETTFRDETETDLFGEQVVLCGGLTALMQAGYDTLVEAGYPPEMAYFECIHEVKLIVDLIYEGGISNMRYSVSTTAKYGDVTRGPRIVTEETKAEMKKILGEIQSASFAREWILENRAGRPVYNALLKKGEAHPAEQVGASLRKMMPWIERSKKVDKTKN; translated from the coding sequence GTGAAAATCCACTACGAAAAAGATGCTCAACTGAAATTTCTGAAGAACAAGAAAGTGGCCATCATCGGCTATGGGAGCCAAGGCCATGCGCACGCGTTGAATCTGAAGGACAGCGGGATCGACGTGCGCGTCGGCCTCGCCGCCGGAAGCCCTTCCCGTGTGAAGGCCGAGAAAGCAGGCCTTCGCGTTACCGACAACAAGCAGGCGGCGAAGGAGGCGGAAATCGTCATGATGCTCACGCCCGATGAGCGGAGCGCGGCAATTTACACGGAAGACATCGCCCCGAACCTCGAAGCGGGCGACTACCTCGCTTTCGGCCACGGCTTCAACATCCACTTCGGACAGATTACGCCGCCGGAGAACATCAACGTCTTCATGGTGGCGCCGAAAGGGCCGGGCCACCTCGTCCGTCATGAATTCCAAAGCGGGAACGGCGTGCCGGTGCTGGTCGCCATTCATCAGGATCCGTCGAAGGATACGAAGAATGTCGCCCTCGCGTACGCGAAAGCGATCGGGGGCACGAGAGCCGGCGCAATCGAAACCACGTTTCGCGACGAGACCGAAACCGACCTCTTTGGAGAACAGGTGGTCCTCTGCGGCGGACTCACCGCCCTCATGCAGGCGGGATACGACACGCTGGTCGAGGCCGGCTACCCTCCCGAAATGGCCTACTTCGAGTGCATCCACGAGGTGAAACTGATTGTGGACCTCATCTACGAAGGCGGGATCTCTAACATGCGTTATTCGGTCTCCACCACGGCCAAGTATGGCGACGTCACGCGCGGTCCCCGCATCGTCACCGAGGAGACGAAAGCCGAAATGAAGAAAATCCTCGGCGAGATTCAGTCCGCCTCGTTCGCGCGGGAGTGGATCCTCGAGAATCGCGCCGGCCGGCCCGTTTACAACGCCCTTCTCAAGAAGGGTGAGGCCCACCCCGCTGAACAGGTCGGCGCCTCGCTCCGTAAGATGATGCCGTGGATCGAACGGAGCAAGAAGGTGGACAAGACGAAGAATTGA
- a CDS encoding phosphatidylserine decarboxylase family protein has protein sequence MASDSSVVASVHLPTRRLPLAKEGWPFILPFVALGGILMVWTPWGALAFAPALFSIWFFRDPRRIPPEGDALLVSPADGRVVLIQPIHEPLFLKRNCTRVSIFMSPMNVHVNRMPRAGQVKNVRYSEGRFHVASKEIASKDNEQNAIHVRCDDGSEFMLVQIAGILARRIICDVRPGQQPRTADRIGLIRFGSRVDLYLPDDFEPCVSVGQKVAAGTTVVATQEPNDPSSRRPRNGVEGASRR, from the coding sequence ATGGCATCAGACAGCAGCGTCGTCGCCTCCGTTCACCTGCCGACCCGCCGCCTTCCCCTCGCGAAGGAAGGATGGCCGTTCATCCTCCCGTTCGTGGCGCTCGGCGGAATTCTCATGGTGTGGACCCCTTGGGGTGCCCTGGCCTTCGCCCCGGCCCTCTTCTCGATCTGGTTCTTCCGCGATCCTCGCCGCATTCCCCCCGAAGGCGACGCCCTCCTGGTCTCCCCGGCGGATGGGCGGGTCGTCCTGATCCAGCCCATACACGAGCCGCTCTTTCTCAAGCGGAATTGCACGCGCGTCAGCATCTTCATGTCGCCGATGAACGTGCATGTGAACCGGATGCCGCGCGCGGGCCAAGTGAAGAACGTGCGATATTCCGAAGGGCGATTCCACGTGGCCAGCAAGGAGATCGCCTCGAAGGACAACGAGCAGAACGCGATCCACGTCCGATGCGATGACGGCAGTGAATTCATGCTGGTCCAGATCGCGGGCATCCTCGCGCGGCGAATCATCTGCGATGTCCGCCCCGGCCAGCAGCCCCGGACGGCCGACCGCATCGGCCTCATCCGATTCGGCTCCCGCGTGGACCTCTACCTGCCGGACGATTTCGAACCCTGCGTCTCCGTCGGCCAGAAAGTAGCGGCCGGTACGACCGTTGTGGCGACGCAAGAACCCAATGACCCTTCATCTCGTCGTCCCCGGAACGGAGTGGAGGGGGCCTCCCGGCGGTAG
- the pssA gene encoding CDP-diacylglycerol--serine O-phosphatidyltransferase → MVEPARIVRLDGLRKGIYLLPNLLTTFSLFSGFYSIVATFQGNHLNAAIAILVSAFFDASDGKVARLTHTTSRFGVEYDSLADLVAFGVAPAFLIYHWALGPWGRLGWLAAFLFMACGALRLARFNVQFDSVEHKWFTGLPIPGAAAMVASTYLLYNFLGKEVLDSRKFVFLAMAYLLALLMVSTIRYPSFKEVEFIQKKPIRWLALFVLAITFVVWQPEPTFFVGMLTYVCTGPVGAIIRKVKGLREPQEEDLKEIEDAGDVF, encoded by the coding sequence ATGGTTGAACCGGCAAGAATTGTTCGTCTGGACGGGTTGAGGAAGGGCATTTACCTCCTGCCCAATCTGTTGACTACCTTCAGCCTGTTCTCAGGCTTCTACTCGATCGTGGCCACGTTCCAGGGAAATCATCTCAACGCGGCCATCGCCATTCTCGTGTCGGCCTTCTTCGACGCGTCGGACGGCAAGGTGGCGCGCCTCACGCACACCACGAGTCGATTCGGCGTCGAATACGACTCCCTGGCCGACCTCGTCGCCTTCGGTGTCGCCCCGGCGTTCCTGATTTACCACTGGGCGCTCGGTCCCTGGGGACGGTTGGGCTGGCTGGCGGCGTTCCTTTTCATGGCCTGTGGCGCGTTGCGCCTCGCGCGGTTCAACGTCCAGTTCGATTCGGTGGAGCATAAGTGGTTCACCGGTCTGCCCATCCCCGGCGCGGCAGCCATGGTCGCTTCGACTTACCTGCTCTACAATTTCCTTGGGAAAGAGGTACTCGACAGCCGGAAGTTCGTCTTCCTGGCGATGGCCTACCTCCTCGCCCTCTTGATGGTCAGCACCATCCGCTACCCGAGCTTCAAGGAAGTGGAATTCATCCAGAAAAAACCCATTCGCTGGCTGGCCCTCTTCGTCCTCGCCATCACGTTCGTGGTGTGGCAACCCGAACCGACGTTCTTCGTCGGCATGTTGACCTACGTCTGCACCGGACCGGTCGGCGCGATCATCCGCAAAGTCAAGGGCCTGCGCGAACCGCAGGAAGAAGACCTCAAAGAGATCGAGGACGCCGGCGATGTGTTTTGA
- a CDS encoding 2-isopropylmalate synthase — MTNKVLIFDTTLRDGEQSPGFSMNITEKLRMAKQLAKLKVDIIEAGFPISSDGDFESVREIAQKVRGPVICGLARTNDADIERAAEALKGAPRRRIHTFIATSEIHMKYKLKKSEREVLESAIRAVKLARKHTDDVEFSAEDATRSDPDFLCEIFSAVIAAGATTINIPDTVGYTVPEEYFSLVKKLQKGVKGIGKVVISVHCHNDQGLGVANSLTAVSLGARQVECTINGIGERAGNAAMEEIVMTLTNRKDIYGLDTNIDTTQIFPTSRLLTQITGIGVQPNKAVVGRNAFAHEAGIHQDGVLKKPLTYEIMTPQSIGLSSNSLVLGKHSGRHALKVRLAELGYEMTEEQFARAFKEFKELADKKKEVFDEDIEALLHDRVFDIGETYALVSLHVSSGTDSTPTAAVELEIGGKRVERQSTGDGQIDAAFKAIAELTGTKSELTEFQTKAVTGGTDAQGDVIVKIKDEGFEVTGRGTHTDVVLASAKAYVHALNKLEYHKKRVQQRRELLKGV, encoded by the coding sequence ATGACAAATAAGGTTCTGATCTTCGACACCACCCTCCGGGACGGCGAGCAGTCTCCAGGCTTCTCCATGAATATTACCGAGAAACTCCGGATGGCCAAACAGCTCGCCAAGCTCAAGGTGGACATTATCGAGGCCGGTTTTCCCATTTCGTCGGATGGAGACTTCGAATCGGTCCGCGAAATCGCGCAGAAGGTGAGGGGACCCGTCATTTGCGGCCTCGCCCGCACGAACGATGCGGACATCGAACGGGCCGCCGAAGCTCTGAAGGGCGCACCGCGGCGCCGCATCCACACCTTCATCGCCACGAGCGAGATCCACATGAAGTACAAGCTCAAGAAATCGGAGCGCGAAGTGCTGGAATCGGCCATCCGGGCCGTGAAGCTCGCCCGAAAGCACACGGACGACGTCGAGTTCTCCGCCGAGGACGCCACGCGAAGTGACCCCGATTTCCTCTGCGAAATCTTCTCCGCGGTCATCGCCGCGGGCGCGACCACGATCAACATCCCCGATACCGTGGGCTACACGGTGCCGGAGGAATACTTCTCACTCGTTAAGAAACTCCAAAAGGGCGTAAAAGGCATCGGGAAAGTCGTCATCTCCGTGCACTGCCACAACGATCAGGGCCTCGGCGTGGCCAACTCCCTCACGGCCGTGTCGCTCGGGGCCCGGCAGGTGGAATGCACCATCAACGGCATCGGCGAACGCGCCGGCAACGCCGCCATGGAAGAAATCGTCATGACGCTGACGAACCGGAAGGACATCTACGGGCTCGATACGAACATCGACACGACCCAGATCTTTCCCACGAGCCGCCTGCTCACCCAGATCACGGGCATCGGCGTCCAGCCCAACAAGGCCGTGGTGGGCCGCAATGCCTTCGCGCACGAGGCCGGCATCCACCAGGACGGCGTCCTCAAGAAGCCGCTCACCTACGAAATCATGACGCCCCAATCGATCGGCCTATCCTCCAACTCGCTGGTCCTCGGCAAGCACTCCGGACGGCACGCGCTCAAGGTGCGGCTGGCCGAACTGGGATACGAAATGACCGAGGAACAATTCGCGCGGGCATTCAAAGAATTCAAGGAGCTGGCCGACAAGAAGAAGGAGGTCTTCGATGAGGACATCGAGGCCCTCCTGCACGACCGGGTGTTCGACATCGGCGAGACGTATGCGCTGGTCTCCCTCCATGTGTCCAGCGGCACGGATTCCACGCCGACCGCAGCCGTGGAACTCGAAATCGGCGGGAAACGGGTCGAGCGCCAATCCACCGGGGACGGACAGATCGACGCGGCATTCAAGGCCATCGCCGAACTGACCGGAACAAAGTCGGAACTGACCGAGTTTCAGACGAAAGCCGTGACGGGCGGAACGGACGCGCAAGGCGACGTCATCGTCAAGATCAAGGACGAGGGATTCGAAGTCACGGGACGCGGAACGCACACGGATGTCGTCCTGGCCAGCGCCAAGGCCTACGTGCATGCCCTCAACAAACTGGAGTACCACAAGAAGAGAGTCCAACAGCGCAGGGAACTCCTCAAAGGGGTATGA
- a CDS encoding Nramp family divalent metal transporter, whose protein sequence is MTPLGKARLPDFPGLRYLIGPGLVWMALAQGSGELVWWPYIVTKYGLGFLFLLIPACLLQLPLNFEIGRYTVMTGEGLFRGFLRMNRTFGLILYVLFILSFLWFGAFASAGGTAIAELTQFPPGWSAKGRTLFWGEFSILVFFSGLLFAKVVYRLIEWVMKIVAIGTLIGMVIACMHPDVVKVWLDVFKGLFIPSPLARPWDPADAEKLLTAITFAGLGGFWTTFYSYWIKEKKVGMAAHGTQLLGLRAGAKSLSLGGGQVPDMDSHLIENADRWSYYVIVDSLVGIIGNLITTVLTCLLAYALLHPKGILPDGYQLAVVQAEFFEASWGVVGRVLFLFVAGAFLADTWLATADSVARIHVDVLSVIWKKAENLGPQKLYYTMITLLTLITGITMLFDQPGRLILLSALIGFVGTVTYTGGLVFLNHRFLKDQMLEDIRPGNGSLIALCVAWAAYGALMVIYLKVKFF, encoded by the coding sequence GTGACCCCTCTTGGCAAGGCGCGTCTTCCGGACTTTCCAGGGCTGAGATACCTCATCGGTCCCGGTCTCGTCTGGATGGCACTCGCCCAGGGTAGCGGCGAACTCGTCTGGTGGCCCTACATCGTAACCAAGTACGGCCTCGGTTTCCTCTTCCTCCTGATCCCCGCCTGCCTCCTTCAACTTCCGCTGAACTTCGAAATCGGGCGGTATACCGTCATGACCGGCGAGGGTCTCTTCCGTGGGTTCCTCCGCATGAACCGAACCTTCGGCCTGATCCTCTACGTCCTCTTCATCCTTTCCTTCCTGTGGTTCGGGGCCTTCGCCTCCGCGGGCGGCACCGCCATTGCCGAATTGACCCAATTCCCACCCGGATGGTCCGCGAAAGGACGAACGCTCTTCTGGGGCGAATTCTCGATCCTTGTTTTCTTCTCCGGTCTCCTCTTCGCAAAGGTTGTCTATCGGCTCATCGAGTGGGTCATGAAAATCGTGGCCATAGGCACGCTGATCGGGATGGTCATTGCCTGCATGCACCCGGATGTGGTGAAGGTCTGGCTCGACGTCTTCAAAGGGCTTTTCATCCCCTCACCGCTCGCCCGCCCATGGGATCCTGCGGATGCGGAGAAGTTGCTGACGGCCATCACGTTCGCAGGCCTCGGGGGATTCTGGACCACGTTCTATTCCTACTGGATCAAGGAGAAGAAGGTCGGCATGGCCGCACATGGCACTCAGCTTCTCGGGTTGCGGGCTGGGGCAAAATCGCTTTCGCTCGGCGGAGGCCAAGTTCCGGACATGGACTCCCACCTGATCGAGAACGCCGACCGTTGGAGCTACTACGTAATCGTCGACAGCCTCGTCGGAATCATCGGCAACCTCATCACCACGGTCCTGACGTGCCTCCTCGCCTACGCCCTCCTGCACCCCAAGGGCATCCTGCCGGACGGATACCAGCTTGCCGTGGTCCAGGCTGAATTCTTCGAAGCCTCCTGGGGGGTGGTCGGACGCGTCCTGTTTCTCTTTGTTGCCGGCGCCTTCCTGGCTGATACGTGGCTGGCCACGGCCGATTCCGTCGCCCGGATCCACGTGGATGTGCTCAGCGTGATCTGGAAGAAAGCGGAAAACCTCGGACCCCAGAAACTGTACTACACGATGATCACCCTCCTCACCCTGATCACCGGCATTACGATGCTGTTCGACCAGCCCGGGCGATTGATTCTCCTCAGCGCCCTCATCGGCTTCGTGGGGACGGTCACGTACACCGGGGGGCTCGTCTTCCTCAACCATCGATTCCTTAAGGATCAAATGTTGGAAGACATCCGGCCGGGGAACGGAAGCCTGATCGCCCTTTGCGTGGCGTGGGCCGCGTATGGGGCTCTGATGGTCATCTATTTGAAGGTGAAGTTCTTCTAG
- the tgt gene encoding tRNA guanosine(34) transglycosylase Tgt: protein MPRAQEGTGPCNVAAPGTARHGPWPDPRGGGARTGRMETPHGTVETPVFCPVASQGTIKAMTPEEVQDLGGQAILSNTYHLYLRPGQETIRKHGGLHAFMNWSGAIITDSGGYQVFSLANLKKVRDDGVEFQSHIDGSRHTFTPELAVRVQEALGSDVMMVLDECPPYPCSPEQLREAVRRTTEWARRCKSARGSHDDSTRRLRNGVEGAARQTDQALFGIVQGGIDADLRRASAESLVEIGFDGYALGGLSVGEPKTAMLETVEATLPHLPIPSPRYLMGVGAPEDIIESIHRGIDIFDCIIPTRHARTGILYGHTGPVKIMHQRYREDSSPIDPGCGCYACRHFSRSYLRHLHAAKEILAARLGTIHNLHFYFSLLRESREAIRQGAWPAFRTRFLAAYDPSGG, encoded by the coding sequence ATGCCCCGTGCCCAGGAGGGTACGGGGCCATGCAATGTTGCCGCGCCAGGGACGGCGCGGCATGGACCATGGCCTGACCCCCGTGGGGGGGGGGCGAGGACGGGACGGATGGAAACGCCTCACGGGACCGTGGAGACGCCGGTGTTCTGCCCGGTGGCCTCGCAAGGCACGATCAAGGCGATGACGCCCGAAGAGGTCCAGGACCTCGGTGGACAGGCGATCCTCTCGAACACGTACCACCTCTACCTCCGCCCCGGGCAGGAAACGATCCGAAAACATGGCGGCCTGCACGCCTTCATGAACTGGTCTGGAGCCATCATTACCGACAGCGGCGGGTATCAGGTCTTCAGCCTCGCGAATTTGAAGAAAGTGCGCGACGACGGTGTTGAATTCCAATCCCACATCGATGGCAGCCGGCACACCTTCACTCCGGAATTGGCCGTGCGCGTTCAGGAGGCGCTCGGCTCGGATGTCATGATGGTGCTCGATGAATGCCCGCCCTATCCCTGCTCCCCGGAACAACTGCGGGAGGCGGTTCGGCGCACCACCGAATGGGCGCGCCGATGCAAGTCGGCGCGGGGATCCCATGACGATTCCACTCGCCGTCTCCGGAACGGAGTGGAGGGGGCCGCCCGGCAGACCGATCAGGCGCTATTCGGAATCGTTCAGGGCGGGATCGACGCCGATCTCAGACGGGCATCCGCCGAATCACTGGTTGAAATCGGGTTTGACGGCTACGCGCTCGGCGGGCTCTCCGTCGGCGAGCCCAAAACGGCCATGCTGGAGACGGTGGAAGCGACGCTCCCCCATCTCCCGATCCCCTCTCCACGCTACCTCATGGGCGTCGGCGCCCCGGAAGACATCATCGAATCGATTCATCGTGGCATCGATATCTTCGATTGCATTATTCCGACGCGGCACGCCCGGACCGGCATCCTCTACGGCCACACCGGACCCGTGAAAATCATGCACCAACGATACCGGGAGGATTCCAGCCCCATCGACCCGGGGTGTGGCTGCTACGCCTGCCGGCACTTCTCGCGCAGCTACCTCCGGCACCTCCATGCCGCAAAGGAAATTCTCGCCGCCCGCCTCGGCACAATCCACAACCTCCATTTCTACTTTTCGCTCCTGCGCGAATCGAGGGAAGCCATCCGCCAAGGGGCATGGCCCGCCTTCCGCACCCGTTTTCTGGCCGCCTACGACCCCTCAGGGGGCTGA